A part of Desulfomicrobium baculatum DSM 4028 genomic DNA contains:
- a CDS encoding HD domain-containing phosphohydrolase, with the protein MQYKYSIDEYSEFNINLQVPNDQIDEELNECKILIVDDYEINILVLIEALSSYSKISVSQDSKIAFDSLSYALPDIILLDISMPYMNGLDVCKYIKKNKDTNDIPVIFITSERDPLTLNKAFELGAVDYIKKPFDIIEVNARIKTHLKLKIAERKLKEYNTSLEFKVAERTKKLEEKNIELNEVKRETIFRLCLAAELRDTDTGNHIKRIQAYTELIALKCGMSQEDAAQLGLASSMHDLGKIGISDHILLKPGKLTPEEFEIMKQHTVIGARALADGKSDLLRVAHIVALSHHERWDGKGYPQGLRGANIPIEARIVGLVDVFDALLSRRSYKDSFSVDDAVSIIVSEKDKHFDSKLVDVFVASLNEILIIKDLFCYE; encoded by the coding sequence ATGCAGTATAAATACAGTATTGACGAATACTCTGAATTTAATATTAATTTGCAAGTACCGAATGATCAAATTGATGAAGAGTTGAATGAATGCAAAATTTTAATTGTCGATGATTATGAAATTAACATACTTGTATTGATTGAGGCGCTAAGTTCTTATTCAAAAATTTCAGTATCGCAAGATAGCAAGATAGCGTTTGATTCTTTATCTTACGCTTTGCCTGATATAATACTGCTTGATATTTCCATGCCATATATGAATGGCCTTGATGTTTGTAAATATATAAAAAAAAATAAAGATACTAATGATATTCCTGTGATTTTTATAACTTCAGAACGTGATCCATTAACTTTGAATAAAGCTTTTGAGCTTGGTGCTGTTGATTATATAAAAAAACCATTTGATATAATTGAAGTTAATGCAAGGATAAAAACTCATTTAAAGCTCAAAATCGCAGAAAGAAAATTGAAAGAATATAATACGAGCCTTGAATTTAAGGTGGCAGAACGGACCAAAAAGCTTGAAGAAAAAAATATCGAACTGAATGAAGTCAAGCGGGAAACAATTTTCAGATTATGCCTTGCTGCAGAATTGCGTGATACAGACACAGGGAATCACATTAAACGAATCCAGGCATATACAGAATTGATCGCATTGAAGTGTGGAATGTCTCAGGAAGACGCTGCGCAATTGGGTTTGGCGAGTTCAATGCATGATCTTGGAAAGATTGGTATTTCAGATCATATTTTGCTTAAGCCCGGCAAGCTTACACCTGAAGAGTTTGAAATCATGAAGCAACACACCGTGATTGGCGCAAGAGCTTTGGCAGATGGTAAGTCTGATTTGCTACGGGTAGCGCATATTGTTGCCTTGTCTCATCACGAGCGTTGGGATGGAAAAGGATACCCTCAAGGTTTGCGCGGTGCGAATATTCCCATTGAAGCACGGATTGTCGGACTCGTTGACGTTTTTGATGCATTGCTTTCTCGAAGGTCCTATAAGGATTCTTTTTCAGTAGACGATGCGGTATCAATCATTGTAAGTGAGAAAGATAAGCATTTTGATTCTAAACTTGTAGATGTATTTGTTGCGTCTTTGAATGAAATATTAATTATCAAAGATTTATTTTGTTATGAATAA
- a CDS encoding YegP family protein translates to MSGKFEMYKDKAGEFRFRLKAGNGQIILASEGYKDKSGCKNGIESVKKNAVDEGRFKKIDTKSGKYAFSLLAANHQVIGASQQYESVASRDNGIQSVMTNASEAAVVEVEA, encoded by the coding sequence ATGTCTGGGAAATTTGAAATGTACAAGGATAAGGCCGGGGAATTTCGTTTTCGTCTTAAGGCCGGGAATGGGCAGATTATACTCGCAAGTGAAGGCTACAAAGACAAAAGCGGATGTAAAAACGGGATTGAATCGGTTAAAAAGAATGCAGTTGATGAAGGGCGGTTCAAAAAGATCGACACAAAGTCCGGGAAATATGCATTCAGCCTTCTTGCCGCAAATCATCAGGTCATCGGCGCCAGTCAGCAGTATGAGTCAGTGGCTTCAAGGGATAACGGGATTCAATCCGTCATGACCAATGCTTCCGAAGCAGCGGTCGTGGAGGTTGAAGCATAG
- the selB gene encoding selenocysteine-specific translation elongation factor encodes MPVIMGTAGHIDHGKTSLIKALTGINCDRLAEEQKRGITIELGFAYLDLTPQIRLGIIDVPGHERFVKNMVSGAAGIDFVLLVVAADEGIMPQTREHLEICSLLGIRAGLVTLTKTDMVEEEWLELVHEEVQAYLAGSFLEGAPIVPVSAHTGAGLEELKGHIAELSSTFAPDRRSDLFRLPVDRVFTMKGHGTVVTGTSISGALRLGEEIEIVPSGHRSKVRGLQVHGTAAETAHAGERTAVNLYGLEVAELERGEVLAHPQTLFPSPVWDVEMMCLSSSPNPLKHRTEVHFHHGSREILAKLFFLDRDKLEPGETAVCQVRFPRPLPGVFGDRCIVRSFSPLQTVAGGRIINPLGRKVRRHSKDMETLSTLGSISGEELLLAQLRLAGRGGLTVAELRIMTDMESKLLDKTLQILGGKQLAFQFDREDRRFVGADVLDGLAGDCLAYLGDYHRREPMRQGLSRAELISGFGRGMHPKLVHFLVERLVKSGQVVLEADILRLPGHVVSLASDQSGLRTLMETAYVQARFMPPTTKAFLEENGLTAKDVAQMYRLLMEEGVLIKISEEFYYAKTAMDEIVARVRGFFGSNQEMGPQDFRDLTDLTRKFAIPVLEYLDKEKITMRIGDKRQIRKR; translated from the coding sequence ATGCCTGTCATCATGGGTACGGCCGGACATATCGATCACGGCAAGACGAGCCTCATTAAGGCCTTGACCGGCATCAACTGCGACCGGTTGGCCGAGGAGCAGAAGCGCGGCATCACCATCGAGCTGGGTTTCGCCTACCTGGACCTGACCCCGCAGATTCGCCTCGGCATCATCGACGTGCCCGGGCACGAGCGCTTCGTGAAGAACATGGTCTCCGGAGCGGCTGGCATTGACTTCGTGCTGCTGGTGGTTGCCGCCGACGAGGGCATCATGCCTCAGACCCGCGAGCATCTGGAGATCTGTTCGCTCTTGGGTATCAGGGCCGGGCTGGTGACTCTGACCAAGACCGACATGGTCGAGGAGGAGTGGCTTGAGTTGGTGCATGAGGAAGTGCAGGCTTATCTGGCCGGATCGTTTCTGGAGGGCGCGCCCATTGTCCCGGTTTCGGCCCACACGGGCGCGGGACTGGAAGAGCTGAAAGGCCACATCGCCGAACTGTCCTCGACTTTTGCCCCTGACCGGCGTTCGGACCTGTTTCGTCTGCCCGTTGACCGCGTCTTCACCATGAAAGGGCATGGCACGGTCGTCACGGGCACGTCCATTTCCGGAGCCCTGCGCCTGGGTGAGGAGATCGAGATTGTCCCGTCCGGACACCGCTCTAAGGTACGCGGCCTGCAAGTGCATGGCACGGCCGCCGAAACGGCCCACGCCGGCGAGCGTACCGCCGTCAACCTGTATGGCCTGGAGGTGGCGGAGCTTGAGCGCGGCGAGGTGCTGGCCCATCCCCAGACCCTTTTTCCCTCCCCGGTCTGGGACGTGGAAATGATGTGTCTGTCATCCTCGCCCAACCCCCTGAAACACCGCACGGAAGTTCATTTTCACCACGGCTCGCGCGAGATTTTGGCCAAGCTCTTTTTTCTCGACCGCGACAAGCTCGAACCGGGCGAGACAGCGGTCTGCCAGGTCCGCTTTCCGCGACCCCTGCCGGGCGTATTCGGGGACCGCTGCATCGTGCGCTCCTTTTCGCCCCTGCAGACCGTGGCCGGCGGCCGGATCATCAACCCGCTGGGCCGCAAGGTTCGCCGCCACTCCAAGGACATGGAGACCTTAAGCACCCTGGGGTCCATATCCGGCGAGGAGCTTCTGCTGGCACAGCTGCGCCTGGCCGGGCGCGGCGGCCTGACCGTGGCCGAACTGCGCATCATGACGGACATGGAGTCCAAGCTTCTCGACAAGACCCTGCAGATCCTGGGCGGGAAGCAATTGGCCTTCCAGTTCGACCGCGAGGACAGGCGCTTTGTCGGCGCGGACGTGCTCGACGGCCTGGCCGGAGACTGTTTGGCCTACCTTGGCGACTATCATCGCCGCGAACCCATGCGTCAGGGATTGTCGCGGGCTGAGCTGATTTCGGGATTCGGACGGGGCATGCACCCCAAGCTGGTGCACTTCCTGGTTGAGCGGCTGGTCAAATCCGGCCAGGTGGTGCTCGAAGCCGACATCCTGCGACTGCCGGGACATGTGGTTTCCCTGGCCTCGGATCAGTCGGGATTGCGTACGCTGATGGAGACGGCCTATGTGCAAGCGAGATTCATGCCGCCCACCACCAAGGCGTTTCTGGAGGAAAACGGGCTGACAGCCAAGGATGTGGCGCAGATGTACCGGCTGCTGATGGAAGAGGGCGTGCTCATCAAGATCAGCGAGGAGTTTTATTACGCCAAAACGGCCATGGACGAGATTGTCGCCCGCGTGCGGGGCTTCTTCGGGTCCAATCAGGAGATGGGCCCCCAGGACTTTCGCGATCTGACGGACCTGACGCGCAAGTTTGCCATCCCGGTGCTCGAATATCTGGACAAGGAAAAGATCACTATGCGTATTGGAGATAAGAGGCAGATTCGGAAGCGTTAA
- a CDS encoding aminopeptidase — protein sequence MDEVLKHKTASCWDRYGASDDRADMDLLANEFLDFLTRCKTERETVAWVAEQAEVCGFSADLGQDLVILPFRSKAALLARRGSKPLSEGLRLITAHVDTPHLDLKQHPLHEECQVALMKTHYYGGLKKYQWLARPLALHGTIVAMDGRVIPVCIGEDETDPVFTVLDLLPHLARKQREETVEKAFVAEKLNIAIGHEPAATDEDAKVRQRVLELLFERYAIREEDLYSAELQIVPAGKARFVGLDRALLGGYGQDDRLCVFAAFKAFMAAPAGGHTQILLLWDKEEIGSDGATGAKSRFMEYALADILDAWEPDTKLRHVLGRTKAVSADVHCPMDPDYQDVHDKYNASLLGFGPVFSKFTGHGGKYGASEADCEYVAWFRALLAAENIPWQMAEMGKVDEGGGGTVAKELAIYGMEIIDFGPGVLSMHSPFEISSKADLLATVQAYNAFYRS from the coding sequence ATGGATGAGGTGCTCAAGCACAAGACTGCAAGTTGCTGGGACCGCTACGGGGCAAGCGATGATAGGGCCGACATGGATTTGTTGGCCAATGAATTCCTGGACTTTCTGACCCGGTGCAAGACCGAGCGCGAAACCGTCGCCTGGGTGGCCGAACAGGCCGAGGTCTGCGGGTTCTCCGCCGACCTTGGGCAGGATTTGGTCATCCTGCCCTTCCGTTCCAAGGCCGCGCTGCTGGCCCGGCGAGGGAGCAAGCCTTTGTCCGAGGGCCTGCGTCTGATCACGGCCCATGTCGACACCCCGCATTTGGATCTGAAGCAGCATCCGCTGCATGAGGAATGTCAGGTCGCGCTGATGAAGACCCACTATTACGGCGGCCTCAAGAAGTACCAGTGGCTGGCCCGGCCCCTGGCTTTGCACGGCACCATCGTGGCCATGGACGGCCGGGTCATCCCGGTCTGCATCGGCGAGGACGAGACCGATCCCGTCTTCACGGTGCTCGATTTGCTGCCGCATCTGGCCCGCAAGCAACGCGAGGAGACCGTGGAGAAGGCTTTCGTGGCCGAAAAACTCAACATCGCCATCGGCCACGAACCGGCCGCCACCGACGAGGACGCCAAAGTCCGCCAGCGGGTGCTGGAGCTTCTTTTCGAGCGTTACGCCATCCGCGAGGAGGATCTCTACAGCGCCGAGCTGCAGATCGTACCCGCAGGCAAGGCCCGTTTCGTGGGCCTGGACCGCGCCCTGCTCGGTGGGTACGGACAGGACGACCGCCTGTGCGTATTCGCGGCGTTCAAGGCATTCATGGCCGCGCCGGCTGGGGGGCATACCCAGATTCTGCTCCTGTGGGACAAGGAGGAGATCGGGTCCGACGGGGCGACGGGCGCCAAGTCCCGTTTCATGGAATACGCCCTGGCCGACATCCTCGATGCCTGGGAGCCGGACACAAAGCTGCGTCACGTCCTCGGGCGAACCAAGGCCGTGTCCGCCGACGTGCACTGCCCCATGGACCCTGATTATCAGGACGTGCACGACAAATACAACGCATCCCTGCTGGGCTTTGGCCCCGTTTTTTCCAAGTTCACCGGCCACGGCGGCAAGTACGGAGCCAGCGAGGCCGACTGCGAATACGTGGCCTGGTTCCGCGCGCTTTTGGCAGCCGAAAACATCCCCTGGCAGATGGCCGAGATGGGCAAGGTGGACGAGGGCGGCGGAGGCACTGTGGCCAAGGAGCTGGCAATCTACGGCATGGAAATCATCGATTTTGGCCCCGGAGTCCTGTCCATGCACAGCCCTTTCGAGATCAGCTCCAAGGCCGACCTTTTGGCCACGGTGCAAGCCTACAACGCATTCTATCGCAGCTAG
- a CDS encoding rubredoxin translates to MERWECPCGYVYDPAEGDAENNIPAGTAFEDLPEDWVCPKCGAEKEFFDKMD, encoded by the coding sequence ATGGAACGATGGGAATGCCCGTGCGGCTATGTGTATGATCCGGCGGAAGGCGATGCGGAAAACAACATTCCTGCCGGAACCGCTTTCGAGGATTTGCCCGAAGATTGGGTCTGCCCCAAGTGCGGCGCGGAAAAAGAGTTTTTCGACAAGATGGATTGA